DNA from Hippocampus zosterae strain Florida chromosome 18, ASM2543408v3, whole genome shotgun sequence:
TGACGGTGACGTCGTTAACACGACGCGTCGAGCCGAACAATGAATCGGAATTGACAAGCGCAGTCCACATCTTTACTTATCGTTTCATGAAACGTAAAAAGTTGACATGATTAAACCACCGGCTTGTTGTCATCTAACCGGTGACCTGTGTGTACCTCGCTGTAGCCGTTAGCATGTCATCTGTTAGTTAGCATGTCGTCTGTTAGCATAGAACACAAACCGATCCCTCCTCTCTCTCCGCCACGCAGTCATGGCCGACTGCCCCCACACCATCGGCGTCGAGTTTGGCACGAGGATAATCGAAGTGAGCGGCCAGAAAATCAAGCTGCAGATCTGGGACACGGCCGGACAGGAGCGCTTCCGGGCTGTGACGCGTTCGTACTACCGCGGCGCGGCCGGAGCGCTGATGGTGTACGACATCACCAGGTACGGCTTTCATACCCAACACCGTAGTGCCTTGTTTCCCTGTAAAATGGTTTTCGGCGTCCTGCTAAATAAACACGGCGAGTGAGGAATGTCTCcgtaccccccgcccctcccacttCCTGTCCCCAAAATGGACGTATGCGGTTATTAAAATGGCTGCCTGGAACGCAGTTAATGGAAGAAAAATGAGTCAGCACTTCTCAAGTATCATCTTTTAGTTCCTGTCGATAACACAAGCGGAATGTCTCGGAAGCTTGATGAGGCTCAAAACACACGCAGGTCACCTCAAGAAAGTACTTGATACGATATATTTATACTACGCTCTGTGGTTTTCACACAGGAGAAGCACGTACAATCacctcagcagctggttgacCGACGCCAGAAACCTCACCAATCCCAATACGGTATTGTTAAAACAATTTGATCTCATCTCTGGGAACTTACGACATCATCGGCGAGGTCCCGCTCATACCGGCTTTAGTTGACTTGACGTTCATTCGTCCTTTCATTCCTCCCCGTCCGCGTCTCTCTCGACAGGTGATCATCCTCATAGGAAACAAGGCGGACCTGGAAGCCCAGAGGGACGTCACGTATGAGGAAGCAAAACAGTTTGCCGAGGAGAACGGTGAGTCAGACGAGAAGTCGAGGAAAGACGTGATTCTACATCGGAGCGTTTGAAGCGGAAGAAAGTACTTGTCACCTCGGGGTTATGAAAGTCCGCGTTTTGGATATATCAtgagggagttttttttttttttggttccgttttgacttgtttttaattcagttgGAGCTCGGACATTGCGAGGAAGAAAGCAGATACTGTGACCCATTTAGCAACTATTTTCCAAAGCTCAAAAAGTGCCAAGAAACAAATATGGCCCCATTTTGTGGTGTTATTGTTGAATAAAATCAAGAATTAAAACGGGTATcaatacaaacattaaaaaagccACTTTTCCTCTTTAGGTCTCCTCTTCCTGGAAGCCAGTGCAAAAACGTAAGTGTACGCAAACTCACCTTTGCAAAACATCCCCCCTGAAAGGCGgacctttttttaatgccaatttCTCTCGTGTTCAGAGGCGAAAATGTGGAGGACGCCTTCTTGGAGGCGGCCAAGAAGATCTACCAGAACATCCAAGATGGCAGCCTGGACCTTAACGCCGCAGAGTCAGGCGTCCAGCACAAGCCGTCGGCCCCCCAGGGCGGGCGGCTAACCAGCGAGCCACAGCCCCAGAGAGAAGGCTGCGGATGCTAATGACCAataaccccccccgcccccctccgccaagtCCACCACGCCCGAGTGAAGGGACACAGACTCCCTCTTGCTCCTCCTGTCTGACCCccaaccaattttttttgtccccccccaccccaacaccctttttttctttaaatctcgCCACTACCAATTCATCGCATTACTGtcacttttttaaatatttgcttttttttttaaagctccaaATGACTTGTCTATGAATTAAACTTAAATTACTGCTCATTGCCCCTCTTCATCCCGGCGAGATTTGGTGGCTCGGGACAACGAAGGCACGAACGCCATTTTAAGGCGTCTCATCAAAGAAGCGTGGACGGAAAACTGCTTTTCCATTTTCTACATAACACTTGCCCTCATTAGGAtcgcaggtgagctggaaccTATTCTGgcatacaccctggactggtctccGGTCAATCACACCATCCATGATAAACCACCATTCACATTTAGACTCTTCAACGaagcaaaaaaagtatttggaggAACCCGGACAACCTGCAGAAAGCCTACATAAACACGGAGAGACCATGCAagctccatacaggaaggccgcaagAGATTCCAACTCGAAACAATGAGGCAGACGCTCAATGTTGCTCCATTAAAACCCCGACAGTCAAATGGTTGCATCGTCATATCACAAgcaccattttgtttgttgcctTATAGTCTTAATCATTTCCCAAATTTGGCTTataaaattagctttttttctttttggtatgACTGTCGAAAGCAGCATGGCCTTGTCTGGTCGTCAAAATGGCCTCCTTGTATAATAcaccaagcagcagcagcatgccCAGCCTCTCCTCCCCCCAAACAGGCAAAACacccaactttttttgtgtgtgtgtgctatagTCACTCCTGAACGGACGgctgtgtacagtatataaatctGTTGCTTAACTGTGTGGTTATGCCCTGGTTCGGTGGCATCTGGACATTGTACAGTTTGACGTGTTAGTAGTGGGCTGCCCGCAAGTCAATTGCGCAGGGAGGTTGGGGGCGATACTCTGTAACATAGTTTCtattaataataaatgtatGTAAAGGAGAGAGATACTCATCCACTTAAACCCAACTTCCATCCACACACTACTGAACTTTGCCAGATTTATCATGTGCaaaacttgtatttatttttgagtcCTGCATTGCTGTCTTAACTCTTTTTAAGAAAAGGGGGATGCTCTTCATTTCCCCTTTGCTGTCCGAGTGACCACTTTCTGCTTTTGTCTGTCCTACGACTAaaggaaaaaagtaaacaacgtaaatatgtattattttcaaatgaaccGATCTAACATTGAAAAGCGTTCTTTTTGCGTgtatatgatttaaaaaatgttgacattttgattttaatgaagACTTctagacagagaaaaaaataaattatacatAACCTGTTCATGTCTCGTCTAGTGTTTTCTCCAGATCTCACACACAAGGGCTGTTCAGAGCTAAAGTGTTTGAGCAACACGTTTCATTTTTCAgcgtttgtcattttattgcaaACAAAATTGCACCGTGAGGCTAAAAAAAAGGCGTaagaaaacatatttacaaGTTGGTGACGAGATTTAAGACCCAAAGGGGTAGTGGTACGTACGACTGAGAGCAAAGAACACGGAACTGTACCGCGGCACCAAAGTCCACTTGCTCACGTTTCACAatttcacacacacgcaattaTAAAAACACGTACACACATACTGAAAACACTTAAAACCATTCGCCCTTCCGCACTTGCCGcgtacgcgcgcacacactcgcacTTTCGAGTCTGTAATGTATTGAAGCTGCTACTGATGGCTTTTAATAAACTGTCCAGTTCCGTTGAGAGTCCAACACTAGATCAGGGCTTGACttttcctttccattttttttttgtatggccATTTAACATTAAAGTCTCGAAGGCACAACGTATCAACAGTTACACTCGACTTACTTGGCTGTCGCCATCTTGGCGACATAAGATGagccacaaagaaaaaaggCGTTCGCACGGCACTGAAGAGAACACTTTGAATAGTTGTCACATGAGTCAGGGTTTGACAAACGTTTTGAAGACACTCCTCACCGCCACGTTCCACCGTGCGACCCGAATTTCGCTAAATTACATGACGTCACGCCGTAACGCCGACGTCCGCCGCAAAACTGATTGATTACCAACCCCTGTGCCCAAATTTCACTTCATTGCTAACGAAATTAGGACAGAATTCCGGAAACGGAGGGTGCAAAAGTACATACACAGCTggaagcctttttttaaaacacactcacacaaacaagtAAATACATAAATGTTCCCGTGAACATCTCTCCTTCTCTTACACGCTCACTGACAAATACTTTATAATACATCCTCattcgcgcgcgcacacacaaacttctcacacttacacactcactctcacaccaTGCACATCAGAAAAGATGcatcaaataaacaaatgaagaaggcaaacaaataaaatggcaaacgCTTCCAACTGCATACGAACATTTTGCACCCTCTCCAAGTACGATactttgggtggcatttttgtttgggggt
Protein-coding regions in this window:
- the rab14l gene encoding RAB14, member RAS oncogene family, like encodes the protein MATAPYNYSYIFKYIIIGDMGVGKSCLLHQFTEKKFMADCPHTIGVEFGTRIIEVSGQKIKLQIWDTAGQERFRAVTRSYYRGAAGALMVYDITRRSTYNHLSSWLTDARNLTNPNTVIILIGNKADLEAQRDVTYEEAKQFAEENGLLFLEASAKTGENVEDAFLEAAKKIYQNIQDGSLDLNAAESGVQHKPSAPQGGRLTSEPQPQREGCGC